One window of Vitis riparia cultivar Riparia Gloire de Montpellier isolate 1030 chromosome 5, EGFV_Vit.rip_1.0, whole genome shotgun sequence genomic DNA carries:
- the LOC117915358 gene encoding metallothionein-like protein type 2 has protein sequence MPGCGGDCDCGSSCKCGSGYGGCGCKMYRDKSFSEGSTTTETIIAGVAPVKTHFEGSEMGVGAENGCKCGANCQCDPCTCK, from the exons ATGCCTGGCTGCGGAGGAGACTGTGATTGTGGGTCTAGCTGCAAGTGTGGCAGCGGCTATGGAGG ATGCGGATGCAAGATGTACCGGGACAAGAGTTTCTCAGAGGGCAGCACCACCACCGAGACCATCATTGCCGGTGTTGCACCTGTGAAGAC GCACTTTGAGGGATCTGAGATGGGCGTGGGAGCAGAGAACGGATGCAAGTGCGGAGCCAACTGCCAGTGTGATCCCTGCACTTGCAAATGA